The following proteins are encoded in a genomic region of Sesamum indicum cultivar Zhongzhi No. 13 linkage group LG8, S_indicum_v1.0, whole genome shotgun sequence:
- the LOC105168100 gene encoding uncharacterized protein LOC105168100 isoform X1 produces the protein MYSLNTTDLVFKQSLCFVLRTVVLVCGFCKLLRRLWHQGLFRLNFYLKKDRISNFVMEPSKNHNFVQFHSPEHGDEDRGPQSQVFKMDPSGHANASLRSPESTFSEAKPVLNYSIQTGEEFALEFMRDRVNPRKPFVPNISGDSSHAPAYLELKGLLGLSHTGSESGSDISMIGAAEKDSREFERKNSSLHGDNVNHGSFQTRQLVPHGSSDYNSRTLTYTSSGASDSSKLKVLCSFGGRILPRPSDGKLRYVGGETRIIRISKDITWKELWRKTTALYDETCTIKYQLPGEDLDALVSISSDEDLLNMMEECNILEDGDASKKLRMFLFSPADLDDAHFSLANSNGDSEMKYVVAVNGMDIGSRKGSTLCGLASSSINNLNELDTLNVDRCTTKIASEYVAVSNSNLAGFVVPPTAVEPSNSTVPSSSKVYETDLRFNHGSVQQDQERQHPPQFGYNFHPPYYTPSESAVPQSFYGPSSEQKGLEGMLIHSSGALGTKAHEKEAKLNVDGLIQTENEGEQMLANEHYVPSQAQSDNTKISFPVEESPVTVPKLDREYSSKGNGRPEEAVRVSKPLDDVMQSEFPTTSGNEYFTSGNVSVAESIHSEPDPSDLSYFESSIPPQRAFRSEWIPREQAGLLSRISKSDDSRSSQFLINQSHTDTSQQDLITTAVENLEKGSGHIPTDQSISTEKDFPEEPKTLDNGLNRTQNLKQTEGLEVNLKLPTVIHGDSVKHSENSTVHQVGRVDSQSVAGDAHNHPQPSTLPGTREEPSVGVPRTEQGDILIDINDRFPRDLLSDIFSKAVLSDSSSDFGPLQKDGAGLSVNIENHDPKHWSFFQRLAGDEFTRRDVSLIDQDHVMFSSGLTKVEEEAPLAYDFVPVTRDGFLPSRGGVQEKYGEDDQKDISGRDGAVATPDHSNYNAPQVKVSESMQYGDLMDNIRTRESEYEDGVGNIGLPHLDPSLMDFDINSLQIIKDADLEELRELGSGTFGTVYHGKWRGSDVAIKRIKKSCFTGRQSEQERLTVEFWREAEILSKLHHPNVVAFYGVVQDGPGGTLATVTEYMVDGSLRHVLLRKDRHLDRRKRLIIAMDAAFGMEYLHSKNIVHFDLKCDNLLVNLKDPSRPICKVGDFGLSKIKRNTLVSGGVRGTLPWMAPELLNGSSNKVSEKVDVFSFGIVLWEILTGEEPYANMHYGAIIGGIVNNTLRPTIPSYCDAEWRRLMEQCWAPNPAVRPSFTEIASRLRVMSASAQTRKASS, from the exons CTGTGGCTTTTGCAAGTTACTCAGAAGATTGTGGCATCAAGGGTTGTTccgattgaatttttatttgaaaaaggaCAGAATTAGCAATTTCGTTATGGAACcatcaaaaaatcataattttgtgCAATTCCATTCCCCAGAACATGGGGATGAAGATCGTGGTCCTCAATCGCAAGTTTTTAAGATGGATCCTTCGGGTCATGCAAATGCTAGTTTGAGGTCTCCAGAGAGTACTTTTTCCGAAGCTAAACCTGTTCTTAATTACTCTATACAGACTGGTGAGGAGTTTGCTCTTGAATTTATGCGTGACCGCGTTAACCCCAGGAAGCCATTTGTTCCAAATATCTCTGGGGATTCCAGTCATGCACCTGCTTACTTGGAGCTTAAAGGCCTTTTAGGCCTTAGTCATACTGGCTCCGAAAGTGGTTCAGATATCTCTATGATTGGCGCTGCAGAAAAAGATTCGAGAGAATTTGAACGAAAGAATTCGTCTTTACATGGGGACAATGTTAACCATGGTTCTTTCCAAACTAGGCAACTGGTGCCACATGGTTCATCAGATTACAACAGCCGCACACTCACGTATACCTCATCTGGAGCATCTGACAGCTCCAAGCTCAAGGTACTCTGTAGCTTTGGTGGTAGAATTCTGCCTCGGCCAAGTGATGGAAAGCTCAGATATGTTGGTGGGGAAACACGGATCATTCGGATAAGCAAGGACATTACATGGAAGGAATTGTGGCGTAAAACAACTGCACTTTATGATGAAACATGTACCATTAAGTATCAGCTTCCTGGTGAGGATCTTGATGCCTTAGTTTCAATATCGAGCGATGAGGATTTATTGAACATGATGGAGGAGTGCAATATTCTGGAAGATGGAGATGCATCAAAAAAACTTCGGATGTTTCTATTCTCTCCTGCAGATTTGGATGATGCACATTTCAGTTTGGCCAACTCCAATGGTGATTCAGAAATGAAATATGTAGTTGCTGTCAATGGCATGGACATTGGATCACGAAAAGGCTCTACTCTATGTGGTTTAGCAAGCTCTTCTATAAATAATCTAAATGAGTTGGACACACTGAATGTTGATAGGTGCACAACTAAGATCGCTTCTGAATATGTTGCTGTCAGTAACTCGAACTTGGCAGGTTTTGTAGTCCCGCCAACAGCAGTTGAACCTTCTAATTCAACTGTACCAAGTTCCTCCAAAGTTTATGAAACGGACTTGCGCTTCAATCATGGTTCTGTGCAGCAAGACCAAGAAAGACAACATCCTCCACAATTTggatataattttcaccctccATATTATACGCCATCAGAAAGTGCTGTGCCACAATCTTTTTATGGGCCTTCTTCTGAACAGAAAGGTCTTGAAGGGATGTTGATACATAGCTCTGGTGCACTGGGCACAAAAGCACATGAAAAGGAGGCTAAACTGAACGTTGATGGCTTAATTCAAACAGAAAATGAAGGCGAGCAAATGTTGGCAAATGAGCACTATGTTCCGTCACAGGCACAAAGTGACAACACTAAAATTAGTTTCCCTGTTGAAGAGTCACCTGTGACGGTTCCCAAACTGGATAGGGAATATTCTTCAAAAGGCAATGGGAGGCCTGAGGAAGCTGTGCGGGTCTCCAAACCTCTTGATGATGTCATGCAATCCGAGTTTCCTACAACCAGTGGCAATGAGTATTTTACCTCTGGTAATGTTTCTGTTGCTGAATCCATCCACTCAGAGCCTGATCCTTCTGATTTGAGCTACTTTGAGTCTTCTATCCCTCCCCAGAGGGCCTTCCGGTCCGAGTGGATTCCTCGGGAGCAGGCAGGCCTGCTCAGCAGAATATCAAAGTCAGATGATTCACGCAGTTCTCAGTTTCTCATTAATCAGTCACATACTGATACTTCCCAGCAGGATTTAATTACAACAGCTGTGGAGAACTTAGAAAAAGGGAGTGGGCATATTCCTACAGATCAGTCAATTTCTACTGAAAAGGATTTTCCTGAGGAACCTAAAACCCTTGATAATGGGCTTAACAGAACTCAAAATCTGAAGCAGACAGAGGGCCTTGAAGTTAATTTGAAGCTCCCTACTGTAATCCATGGGGATTCAGTGAAACATTCTGAAAATTCTACAGTTCATCAGGTTGGCAGGGTTGATAGCCAATCTGTTGCTGGTGATGCCCATAACCATCCTCAACCTTCAACATTGCCAGGGACTCGTGAAGAACCCAGTGTCGGTGTTCCCAGGACTGAGCAGGGAGACATTCTTATTGATATCAATGATCGGTTCCCCCGCGATCTTCTTTcagatatattttctaaagCTGTTCTTTCTGACAGTTCGTCTGATTTTGGTCCTCTACAAAAAGATGGAGCTGGTTTGAGTGTGAACATAGAGAACCATGATCCTAAACACTGGTCCTTCTTCCAGAGACTGGCAGGGGATGAGTTTACAAGGAGGGATGTATCTCTTATTGATCAAGACCATGTTATGTTTTCCTCAGGACTTACAAAAGTTGAAGAGGAGGCTCCTTTAGCATATGACTTCGTACCAGTGACGAGGGATGGATTTCTTCCAAGTCGCGGGGGGGTGCAAGAGAAATATGGCGAGGATGATCAGAAAGACATATCTGGCAGAGATGGAGCTGTTGCTACACCTGATCATTCCAATTATAATGCACCTCAAGTGAAAGTCAGTGAAAGCATGCAATATGGTGACTTGATGGATAATATAAGAACTCGAGAATCAGAATATGAG GATGGAGTTGGAAATATTGGCTTACCTCATCTAGATCCTTCTTTGATGGATTTTGATATCAATTCATTGCAG ATCATAAAAGATGCAGACCTTGAGGAACTGAGGGAGCTTGGTTCTGGCACATTTGGCACTGTATATCATGGAAAATGGAGAGGCTCCGATGTGGCAATCAAGCGCATAAAGAAGAGTTGCTTCACTGGTCGTCAATCAGAGCAAGAGAGACTg ACTGTTGAATTTTGGAGGGAAGCTGAAATTCTCTCAAAACTTCACCACCCAAATGTGGTTGCATTTTATGGTGTGGTACAAGATGGACCAGGGGGAACATTGGCTACTGTGACAGAATACATGGTTGATGGTTCTTTAAGACATGTTTTACTTCGAAAGGATAG GCATCTTGATCGCCGGAAGAGGCTGATAATTGCCATGGATGCAGCTTTTGGAATGGAATATTTGCATTCAAAGAATATAGTGCACTTTGATCTGAAATGCGACAATTTGCTCGTGAACTTGAAAGATCCTTCAAGACCTATATGCAAG GTAGGGGATTTTGGTTTATCAAAAATCAAGCGGAACACCTTGGTTTCTGGTGGAGTTCGTGGAACTCTTCCGTGGATGGCCCCAGAGCTACTTAATGGAAGTAGCAATAAAGTTTCTGAGAAG GTTGATGTCTTTTCATTTGGTATTGTCTTGTGGGAGATTCTTACGGGGGAGGAGCCTTATGCCAACATGCATTATGGTGCAATTATAG GAGGGATTGTGAACAACACATTGAGGCCAACCATTCCAAGCTACTGCGATGCAGAATGGAGAAGATTGATGGAGCAGTGTTGGGCCCCAAATCCTGCTGTAAGGCCTTCTTTTACTGAAATAGCCAGTCGGCTGCGTGTAATGTCTGCCTCAGCCCAGACAAGGAAGGCGAGTTCGTAG
- the LOC105168100 gene encoding uncharacterized protein LOC105168100 isoform X2 has product MYSLNTTDLVFKQSLCFVLRTVVLVCGFCKLLRRLWHQGLFRLNFYLKKDRISNFVMEPSKNHNFVQFHSPEHGDEDRGPQSQVFKMDPSGHANASLRSPESTFSEAKPVLNYSIQTGEEFALEFMRDRVNPRKPFVPNISGDSSHAPAYLELKGLLGLSHTGSESGSDISMIGAAEKDSREFERKNSSLHGDNVNHGSFQTRQLVPHGSSDYNSRTLTYTSSGASDSSKLKVLCSFGGRILPRPSDGKLRYVGGETRIIRISKDITWKELWRKTTALYDETCTIKYQLPGEDLDALVSISSDEDLLNMMEECNILEDGDASKKLRMFLFSPADLDDAHFSLANSNGDSEMKYVVAVNGMDIGSRKGSTLCGLASSSINNLNELDTLNVDRCTTKIASEYVAVSNSNLAGFVVPPTAVEPSNSTVPSSSKVYETDLRFNHGSVQQDQERQHPPQFGYNFHPPYYTPSESAVPQSFYGPSSEQKGLEGMLIHSSGALGTKAHEKEAKLNVDGLIQTENEGEQMLANEHYVPSQAQSDNTKISFPVEESPVTVPKLDREYSSKGNGRPEEAVRVSKPLDDVMQSEFPTTSGNEYFTSGNVSVAESIHSEPDPSDLSYFESSIPPQRAFRSEWIPREQAGLLSRISKSDDSRSSQFLINQSHTDTSQQDLITTAVENLEKGSGHIPTDQSISTEKDFPEEPKTLDNGLNRTQNLKQTEGLEVNLKLPTVIHGDSVKHSENSTVHQVGRVDSQSVAGDAHNHPQPSTLPGTREEPSVGVPRTEQGDILIDINDRFPRDLLSDIFSKAVLSDSSSDFGPLQKDGAGLSVNIENHDPKHWSFFQRLAGDEFTRRDVSLIDQDHVMFSSGLTKVEEEAPLAYDFVPVTRDGFLPSRGGVQEKYGEDDQKDISGRDGAVATPDHSNYNAPQVKVSESMQYGDLMDNIRTRESEYEIIKDADLEELRELGSGTFGTVYHGKWRGSDVAIKRIKKSCFTGRQSEQERLTVEFWREAEILSKLHHPNVVAFYGVVQDGPGGTLATVTEYMVDGSLRHVLLRKDRHLDRRKRLIIAMDAAFGMEYLHSKNIVHFDLKCDNLLVNLKDPSRPICKVGDFGLSKIKRNTLVSGGVRGTLPWMAPELLNGSSNKVSEKVDVFSFGIVLWEILTGEEPYANMHYGAIIGGIVNNTLRPTIPSYCDAEWRRLMEQCWAPNPAVRPSFTEIASRLRVMSASAQTRKASS; this is encoded by the exons CTGTGGCTTTTGCAAGTTACTCAGAAGATTGTGGCATCAAGGGTTGTTccgattgaatttttatttgaaaaaggaCAGAATTAGCAATTTCGTTATGGAACcatcaaaaaatcataattttgtgCAATTCCATTCCCCAGAACATGGGGATGAAGATCGTGGTCCTCAATCGCAAGTTTTTAAGATGGATCCTTCGGGTCATGCAAATGCTAGTTTGAGGTCTCCAGAGAGTACTTTTTCCGAAGCTAAACCTGTTCTTAATTACTCTATACAGACTGGTGAGGAGTTTGCTCTTGAATTTATGCGTGACCGCGTTAACCCCAGGAAGCCATTTGTTCCAAATATCTCTGGGGATTCCAGTCATGCACCTGCTTACTTGGAGCTTAAAGGCCTTTTAGGCCTTAGTCATACTGGCTCCGAAAGTGGTTCAGATATCTCTATGATTGGCGCTGCAGAAAAAGATTCGAGAGAATTTGAACGAAAGAATTCGTCTTTACATGGGGACAATGTTAACCATGGTTCTTTCCAAACTAGGCAACTGGTGCCACATGGTTCATCAGATTACAACAGCCGCACACTCACGTATACCTCATCTGGAGCATCTGACAGCTCCAAGCTCAAGGTACTCTGTAGCTTTGGTGGTAGAATTCTGCCTCGGCCAAGTGATGGAAAGCTCAGATATGTTGGTGGGGAAACACGGATCATTCGGATAAGCAAGGACATTACATGGAAGGAATTGTGGCGTAAAACAACTGCACTTTATGATGAAACATGTACCATTAAGTATCAGCTTCCTGGTGAGGATCTTGATGCCTTAGTTTCAATATCGAGCGATGAGGATTTATTGAACATGATGGAGGAGTGCAATATTCTGGAAGATGGAGATGCATCAAAAAAACTTCGGATGTTTCTATTCTCTCCTGCAGATTTGGATGATGCACATTTCAGTTTGGCCAACTCCAATGGTGATTCAGAAATGAAATATGTAGTTGCTGTCAATGGCATGGACATTGGATCACGAAAAGGCTCTACTCTATGTGGTTTAGCAAGCTCTTCTATAAATAATCTAAATGAGTTGGACACACTGAATGTTGATAGGTGCACAACTAAGATCGCTTCTGAATATGTTGCTGTCAGTAACTCGAACTTGGCAGGTTTTGTAGTCCCGCCAACAGCAGTTGAACCTTCTAATTCAACTGTACCAAGTTCCTCCAAAGTTTATGAAACGGACTTGCGCTTCAATCATGGTTCTGTGCAGCAAGACCAAGAAAGACAACATCCTCCACAATTTggatataattttcaccctccATATTATACGCCATCAGAAAGTGCTGTGCCACAATCTTTTTATGGGCCTTCTTCTGAACAGAAAGGTCTTGAAGGGATGTTGATACATAGCTCTGGTGCACTGGGCACAAAAGCACATGAAAAGGAGGCTAAACTGAACGTTGATGGCTTAATTCAAACAGAAAATGAAGGCGAGCAAATGTTGGCAAATGAGCACTATGTTCCGTCACAGGCACAAAGTGACAACACTAAAATTAGTTTCCCTGTTGAAGAGTCACCTGTGACGGTTCCCAAACTGGATAGGGAATATTCTTCAAAAGGCAATGGGAGGCCTGAGGAAGCTGTGCGGGTCTCCAAACCTCTTGATGATGTCATGCAATCCGAGTTTCCTACAACCAGTGGCAATGAGTATTTTACCTCTGGTAATGTTTCTGTTGCTGAATCCATCCACTCAGAGCCTGATCCTTCTGATTTGAGCTACTTTGAGTCTTCTATCCCTCCCCAGAGGGCCTTCCGGTCCGAGTGGATTCCTCGGGAGCAGGCAGGCCTGCTCAGCAGAATATCAAAGTCAGATGATTCACGCAGTTCTCAGTTTCTCATTAATCAGTCACATACTGATACTTCCCAGCAGGATTTAATTACAACAGCTGTGGAGAACTTAGAAAAAGGGAGTGGGCATATTCCTACAGATCAGTCAATTTCTACTGAAAAGGATTTTCCTGAGGAACCTAAAACCCTTGATAATGGGCTTAACAGAACTCAAAATCTGAAGCAGACAGAGGGCCTTGAAGTTAATTTGAAGCTCCCTACTGTAATCCATGGGGATTCAGTGAAACATTCTGAAAATTCTACAGTTCATCAGGTTGGCAGGGTTGATAGCCAATCTGTTGCTGGTGATGCCCATAACCATCCTCAACCTTCAACATTGCCAGGGACTCGTGAAGAACCCAGTGTCGGTGTTCCCAGGACTGAGCAGGGAGACATTCTTATTGATATCAATGATCGGTTCCCCCGCGATCTTCTTTcagatatattttctaaagCTGTTCTTTCTGACAGTTCGTCTGATTTTGGTCCTCTACAAAAAGATGGAGCTGGTTTGAGTGTGAACATAGAGAACCATGATCCTAAACACTGGTCCTTCTTCCAGAGACTGGCAGGGGATGAGTTTACAAGGAGGGATGTATCTCTTATTGATCAAGACCATGTTATGTTTTCCTCAGGACTTACAAAAGTTGAAGAGGAGGCTCCTTTAGCATATGACTTCGTACCAGTGACGAGGGATGGATTTCTTCCAAGTCGCGGGGGGGTGCAAGAGAAATATGGCGAGGATGATCAGAAAGACATATCTGGCAGAGATGGAGCTGTTGCTACACCTGATCATTCCAATTATAATGCACCTCAAGTGAAAGTCAGTGAAAGCATGCAATATGGTGACTTGATGGATAATATAAGAACTCGAGAATCAGAATATGAG ATCATAAAAGATGCAGACCTTGAGGAACTGAGGGAGCTTGGTTCTGGCACATTTGGCACTGTATATCATGGAAAATGGAGAGGCTCCGATGTGGCAATCAAGCGCATAAAGAAGAGTTGCTTCACTGGTCGTCAATCAGAGCAAGAGAGACTg ACTGTTGAATTTTGGAGGGAAGCTGAAATTCTCTCAAAACTTCACCACCCAAATGTGGTTGCATTTTATGGTGTGGTACAAGATGGACCAGGGGGAACATTGGCTACTGTGACAGAATACATGGTTGATGGTTCTTTAAGACATGTTTTACTTCGAAAGGATAG GCATCTTGATCGCCGGAAGAGGCTGATAATTGCCATGGATGCAGCTTTTGGAATGGAATATTTGCATTCAAAGAATATAGTGCACTTTGATCTGAAATGCGACAATTTGCTCGTGAACTTGAAAGATCCTTCAAGACCTATATGCAAG GTAGGGGATTTTGGTTTATCAAAAATCAAGCGGAACACCTTGGTTTCTGGTGGAGTTCGTGGAACTCTTCCGTGGATGGCCCCAGAGCTACTTAATGGAAGTAGCAATAAAGTTTCTGAGAAG GTTGATGTCTTTTCATTTGGTATTGTCTTGTGGGAGATTCTTACGGGGGAGGAGCCTTATGCCAACATGCATTATGGTGCAATTATAG GAGGGATTGTGAACAACACATTGAGGCCAACCATTCCAAGCTACTGCGATGCAGAATGGAGAAGATTGATGGAGCAGTGTTGGGCCCCAAATCCTGCTGTAAGGCCTTCTTTTACTGAAATAGCCAGTCGGCTGCGTGTAATGTCTGCCTCAGCCCAGACAAGGAAGGCGAGTTCGTAG
- the LOC105168100 gene encoding uncharacterized protein LOC105168100 isoform X3, translating to MRDRVNPRKPFVPNISGDSSHAPAYLELKGLLGLSHTGSESGSDISMIGAAEKDSREFERKNSSLHGDNVNHGSFQTRQLVPHGSSDYNSRTLTYTSSGASDSSKLKVLCSFGGRILPRPSDGKLRYVGGETRIIRISKDITWKELWRKTTALYDETCTIKYQLPGEDLDALVSISSDEDLLNMMEECNILEDGDASKKLRMFLFSPADLDDAHFSLANSNGDSEMKYVVAVNGMDIGSRKGSTLCGLASSSINNLNELDTLNVDRCTTKIASEYVAVSNSNLAGFVVPPTAVEPSNSTVPSSSKVYETDLRFNHGSVQQDQERQHPPQFGYNFHPPYYTPSESAVPQSFYGPSSEQKGLEGMLIHSSGALGTKAHEKEAKLNVDGLIQTENEGEQMLANEHYVPSQAQSDNTKISFPVEESPVTVPKLDREYSSKGNGRPEEAVRVSKPLDDVMQSEFPTTSGNEYFTSGNVSVAESIHSEPDPSDLSYFESSIPPQRAFRSEWIPREQAGLLSRISKSDDSRSSQFLINQSHTDTSQQDLITTAVENLEKGSGHIPTDQSISTEKDFPEEPKTLDNGLNRTQNLKQTEGLEVNLKLPTVIHGDSVKHSENSTVHQVGRVDSQSVAGDAHNHPQPSTLPGTREEPSVGVPRTEQGDILIDINDRFPRDLLSDIFSKAVLSDSSSDFGPLQKDGAGLSVNIENHDPKHWSFFQRLAGDEFTRRDVSLIDQDHVMFSSGLTKVEEEAPLAYDFVPVTRDGFLPSRGGVQEKYGEDDQKDISGRDGAVATPDHSNYNAPQVKVSESMQYGDLMDNIRTRESEYEDGVGNIGLPHLDPSLMDFDINSLQIIKDADLEELRELGSGTFGTVYHGKWRGSDVAIKRIKKSCFTGRQSEQERLTVEFWREAEILSKLHHPNVVAFYGVVQDGPGGTLATVTEYMVDGSLRHVLLRKDRHLDRRKRLIIAMDAAFGMEYLHSKNIVHFDLKCDNLLVNLKDPSRPICKVGDFGLSKIKRNTLVSGGVRGTLPWMAPELLNGSSNKVSEKVDVFSFGIVLWEILTGEEPYANMHYGAIIGGIVNNTLRPTIPSYCDAEWRRLMEQCWAPNPAVRPSFTEIASRLRVMSASAQTRKASS from the exons ATGCGTGACCGCGTTAACCCCAGGAAGCCATTTGTTCCAAATATCTCTGGGGATTCCAGTCATGCACCTGCTTACTTGGAGCTTAAAGGCCTTTTAGGCCTTAGTCATACTGGCTCCGAAAGTGGTTCAGATATCTCTATGATTGGCGCTGCAGAAAAAGATTCGAGAGAATTTGAACGAAAGAATTCGTCTTTACATGGGGACAATGTTAACCATGGTTCTTTCCAAACTAGGCAACTGGTGCCACATGGTTCATCAGATTACAACAGCCGCACACTCACGTATACCTCATCTGGAGCATCTGACAGCTCCAAGCTCAAGGTACTCTGTAGCTTTGGTGGTAGAATTCTGCCTCGGCCAAGTGATGGAAAGCTCAGATATGTTGGTGGGGAAACACGGATCATTCGGATAAGCAAGGACATTACATGGAAGGAATTGTGGCGTAAAACAACTGCACTTTATGATGAAACATGTACCATTAAGTATCAGCTTCCTGGTGAGGATCTTGATGCCTTAGTTTCAATATCGAGCGATGAGGATTTATTGAACATGATGGAGGAGTGCAATATTCTGGAAGATGGAGATGCATCAAAAAAACTTCGGATGTTTCTATTCTCTCCTGCAGATTTGGATGATGCACATTTCAGTTTGGCCAACTCCAATGGTGATTCAGAAATGAAATATGTAGTTGCTGTCAATGGCATGGACATTGGATCACGAAAAGGCTCTACTCTATGTGGTTTAGCAAGCTCTTCTATAAATAATCTAAATGAGTTGGACACACTGAATGTTGATAGGTGCACAACTAAGATCGCTTCTGAATATGTTGCTGTCAGTAACTCGAACTTGGCAGGTTTTGTAGTCCCGCCAACAGCAGTTGAACCTTCTAATTCAACTGTACCAAGTTCCTCCAAAGTTTATGAAACGGACTTGCGCTTCAATCATGGTTCTGTGCAGCAAGACCAAGAAAGACAACATCCTCCACAATTTggatataattttcaccctccATATTATACGCCATCAGAAAGTGCTGTGCCACAATCTTTTTATGGGCCTTCTTCTGAACAGAAAGGTCTTGAAGGGATGTTGATACATAGCTCTGGTGCACTGGGCACAAAAGCACATGAAAAGGAGGCTAAACTGAACGTTGATGGCTTAATTCAAACAGAAAATGAAGGCGAGCAAATGTTGGCAAATGAGCACTATGTTCCGTCACAGGCACAAAGTGACAACACTAAAATTAGTTTCCCTGTTGAAGAGTCACCTGTGACGGTTCCCAAACTGGATAGGGAATATTCTTCAAAAGGCAATGGGAGGCCTGAGGAAGCTGTGCGGGTCTCCAAACCTCTTGATGATGTCATGCAATCCGAGTTTCCTACAACCAGTGGCAATGAGTATTTTACCTCTGGTAATGTTTCTGTTGCTGAATCCATCCACTCAGAGCCTGATCCTTCTGATTTGAGCTACTTTGAGTCTTCTATCCCTCCCCAGAGGGCCTTCCGGTCCGAGTGGATTCCTCGGGAGCAGGCAGGCCTGCTCAGCAGAATATCAAAGTCAGATGATTCACGCAGTTCTCAGTTTCTCATTAATCAGTCACATACTGATACTTCCCAGCAGGATTTAATTACAACAGCTGTGGAGAACTTAGAAAAAGGGAGTGGGCATATTCCTACAGATCAGTCAATTTCTACTGAAAAGGATTTTCCTGAGGAACCTAAAACCCTTGATAATGGGCTTAACAGAACTCAAAATCTGAAGCAGACAGAGGGCCTTGAAGTTAATTTGAAGCTCCCTACTGTAATCCATGGGGATTCAGTGAAACATTCTGAAAATTCTACAGTTCATCAGGTTGGCAGGGTTGATAGCCAATCTGTTGCTGGTGATGCCCATAACCATCCTCAACCTTCAACATTGCCAGGGACTCGTGAAGAACCCAGTGTCGGTGTTCCCAGGACTGAGCAGGGAGACATTCTTATTGATATCAATGATCGGTTCCCCCGCGATCTTCTTTcagatatattttctaaagCTGTTCTTTCTGACAGTTCGTCTGATTTTGGTCCTCTACAAAAAGATGGAGCTGGTTTGAGTGTGAACATAGAGAACCATGATCCTAAACACTGGTCCTTCTTCCAGAGACTGGCAGGGGATGAGTTTACAAGGAGGGATGTATCTCTTATTGATCAAGACCATGTTATGTTTTCCTCAGGACTTACAAAAGTTGAAGAGGAGGCTCCTTTAGCATATGACTTCGTACCAGTGACGAGGGATGGATTTCTTCCAAGTCGCGGGGGGGTGCAAGAGAAATATGGCGAGGATGATCAGAAAGACATATCTGGCAGAGATGGAGCTGTTGCTACACCTGATCATTCCAATTATAATGCACCTCAAGTGAAAGTCAGTGAAAGCATGCAATATGGTGACTTGATGGATAATATAAGAACTCGAGAATCAGAATATGAG GATGGAGTTGGAAATATTGGCTTACCTCATCTAGATCCTTCTTTGATGGATTTTGATATCAATTCATTGCAG ATCATAAAAGATGCAGACCTTGAGGAACTGAGGGAGCTTGGTTCTGGCACATTTGGCACTGTATATCATGGAAAATGGAGAGGCTCCGATGTGGCAATCAAGCGCATAAAGAAGAGTTGCTTCACTGGTCGTCAATCAGAGCAAGAGAGACTg ACTGTTGAATTTTGGAGGGAAGCTGAAATTCTCTCAAAACTTCACCACCCAAATGTGGTTGCATTTTATGGTGTGGTACAAGATGGACCAGGGGGAACATTGGCTACTGTGACAGAATACATGGTTGATGGTTCTTTAAGACATGTTTTACTTCGAAAGGATAG GCATCTTGATCGCCGGAAGAGGCTGATAATTGCCATGGATGCAGCTTTTGGAATGGAATATTTGCATTCAAAGAATATAGTGCACTTTGATCTGAAATGCGACAATTTGCTCGTGAACTTGAAAGATCCTTCAAGACCTATATGCAAG GTAGGGGATTTTGGTTTATCAAAAATCAAGCGGAACACCTTGGTTTCTGGTGGAGTTCGTGGAACTCTTCCGTGGATGGCCCCAGAGCTACTTAATGGAAGTAGCAATAAAGTTTCTGAGAAG GTTGATGTCTTTTCATTTGGTATTGTCTTGTGGGAGATTCTTACGGGGGAGGAGCCTTATGCCAACATGCATTATGGTGCAATTATAG GAGGGATTGTGAACAACACATTGAGGCCAACCATTCCAAGCTACTGCGATGCAGAATGGAGAAGATTGATGGAGCAGTGTTGGGCCCCAAATCCTGCTGTAAGGCCTTCTTTTACTGAAATAGCCAGTCGGCTGCGTGTAATGTCTGCCTCAGCCCAGACAAGGAAGGCGAGTTCGTAG